AATCCTTGGATTCCCGGAGATCATCATTCTGGATGAACCGACGGTCGGACTGGATCCGAAGCAGATCATTGAAATCCGTGAACTGATCCGCGAGCTGGCAAAAGAGCATACCGTGATCCTGAGCTCGCACATTCTGGCAGAGATCCAGGAAGTCTGTGATTATATTATGATTATTTCTAAAGGGAAACTGGTGGCAAGTGATACACCGGAGAATTTGGAAAAGCTTCTGACGAATCAGCAGACTGTGGAAATCCTGGCAAAGGGAAATGAAGATACGGTACGGAAAGTCATCGGCACAATCGGTAATGTGCAGAAGGCATCCGTGGAACACGGAAAAGAAGAAGGAACGGTAAAAGCGAGTTTGTTCCCGAAGGATGGAAAGGATATCAGGGAAACAGTATTTATGGCATTTGCACAGGAGGGCTGCCCGTTACTTATGTTGTATCACAGCCGTACGACGTTGGAGGATGTCTTTCTGGAGCTGACGCAGGGAAGCACACCTGCAGCAGCAAAAGCGATGAAGGACGGCGAAAAGAAAGGCCGGATGGTAAAGCGGCGCAAGAAAAATGCGCAGGAAGAGGCAGAAGAGAACAAGCTGACTGAGATGGATGAAGAGCCGGAAGAAAATGCCGTTCCGACAAGTGAGGATGAAAAGGAGGATCTCGAAAATGACAGCAATTTATAAACGAGAATTAAAATCCTATTTTCAATCAATGACAGGCTATGTCCTGATCGCCTTCCTTGTGATCTTCACGGGAATCTATTTTATGGCGTACAACTTAAATTCGGGATATCCCTATTTTTCATATGTTCTGATGAATATCAACTACGTGTTGATCATCATTATCCCGATGCTCACCATGCGTTCCTTTGCGGAGGAACGGAAGAACAAGACAGACCAGCTTCTGCTTGCCGCACCGGTAAAATTATTTGATATCGTGATGGGGAAATACCTTGCGATGGTGACGGTATTTGCGGTACCGTGTCTGATTTTTTGTATTTTCCCAATTATCATTAAGAGCTTTGGAACGGCGTATCTGAAGGTGGATTATCTGTCGATTCTGATGTTCTTCCTGCTCGGATGCGTGTATCTGGCAATCGGAATGTTTCTTTCATCACTCACAGAAAGCCAGATCATTGCGGCAGTAACAACCTTTGGCGTTTTGCTTCTGATCTATCTCTGGGGAGGACTGATCAATTTCCTCCCGACATCAGCTACAAGCGGCATGATCGGTATTGTGGTATTCGTTACCATTGTGGCGCTGATCATTTACCGGATGACGGGAAACTGGATGATCGCAGGAATTATCGAAGCAATCGGAGTTGTTGCGGTTGTGATCGTAAGCTTTGTAAAATCTTCATTATTTGAAAATATTTTGGTCAACATCATGAAGAAGCTGTATCTTGCAGATGTATTTGACAACGTAGCATATAACAAGCTTTTCGATGTGAGTGGGCTGATCCTGTATCTGAGTGTGGCAGGTGTATTTATCTTCCTGACCATGCAGTCCATTCAGAAAAGACGTTGGAGTTAGGAGGGAGAAGACATGGAAAAAATCAAAAAAATGTTCAGCAGCAAGTCTTCCCGGAACGGAACTTACAGCGTAGGGCTTGCAGTGATCGTGATTGCAATTGCGATCGTGATCAATCTGGTGGCAGGACAGCTTCCGGAAAAAGTAAGAAATATTGATATCAGCAGCAACAATCTGTACGATATCAGCAGCGTGTCCACAAAAATGCTGAAGAAGCTGGATAAAAAAGTAGATTTGAAAGTGATCGCAGAACAGGATTCTGTGGATACCAGGATCAAGACTTTTGTGAAAAAATATGCGGCGCTTTCCGGCAAAGTAAAAGTGGAATGGGTGGACAGCGTACTGCATCCGTCCGTTCTTCAGAAATATAATACCGATGGGAATGTAATCGTTGTGTCCTGTGATGCAACCGGAAAGTCT
The sequence above is drawn from the Coprococcus comes ATCC 27758 genome and encodes:
- a CDS encoding ABC transporter permease — translated: MTAIYKRELKSYFQSMTGYVLIAFLVIFTGIYFMAYNLNSGYPYFSYVLMNINYVLIIIIPMLTMRSFAEERKNKTDQLLLAAPVKLFDIVMGKYLAMVTVFAVPCLIFCIFPIIIKSFGTAYLKVDYLSILMFFLLGCVYLAIGMFLSSLTESQIIAAVTTFGVLLLIYLWGGLINFLPTSATSGMIGIVVFVTIVALIIYRMTGNWMIAGIIEAIGVVAVVIVSFVKSSLFENILVNIMKKLYLADVFDNVAYNKLFDVSGLILYLSVAGVFIFLTMQSIQKRRWS
- a CDS encoding ABC transporter ATP-binding protein; its protein translation is MIEVKNLVKKYGSHLAVDHLNFTVDTGQIYGFLGPNGAGKSTTMNIMTGYLGATEGEVLINGHNILEEPEAAKKCIGYLPEMPPLYTDMKVNEYLRFVAELKKIPKPERQEQIEKVMLMVKIMDVQDRLIKNLSKGYKQRVGLAQAILGFPEIIILDEPTVGLDPKQIIEIRELIRELAKEHTVILSSHILAEIQEVCDYIMIISKGKLVASDTPENLEKLLTNQQTVEILAKGNEDTVRKVIGTIGNVQKASVEHGKEEGTVKASLFPKDGKDIRETVFMAFAQEGCPLLMLYHSRTTLEDVFLELTQGSTPAAAKAMKDGEKKGRMVKRRKKNAQEEAEENKLTEMDEEPEENAVPTSEDEKEDLENDSNL